The Streptomyces puniciscabiei genomic interval AAGTGCCGGCGGTTGCGCGTGGAGCGGGTGACCGACACGTCGGACAGCGGCTCGGCGCGCTCCAGCAGTTCGCCCAGCAGCGGATGGCGCAGCCTGTCCCGGGCGAAGGGGATGAAGTCCTCGTTCGCGGCGCCGGGTTCGCCGCCCCGGGTGCCCTGCAGGGTGACGATCCAGCGGCCGTCCTCGATGGGGAGGAGGAAGCCGGAGCGGCCGGGACCGTCGCCGTGCGGATCGAGCTGCAGGTTGACCACCGGGAAGCCCTCCCGGGCCGCCTCGGGGGCGAGGAAGAGCCGGCTCGCGTAGACCAGGCCCGGGTCGACCTCACGGATCCGCGGCGCGGGCAGCCCCAGGTCCGCGAGCCAGTGCGGGGCCCGGGAGCCGCGCCCGGTGGCGTCGACCACGAGGCCGGCCGCAAGGGTGCGCTCGGCGCCGTCCCGCGTCCGGATCCGTACGCCGGTGACGGCCGCGTCGCTGCCGGTGAGGCCGAGCGCCTCGGTGCCGTCGAGAAGGTCGATCCGTTCGTCGGCGAGGACCTGCGCGCGGATGGTGGCGTCCAGCAGGTCCCGGCCGGCCAGGATCACATGGTGGGACTCGGGCCAGCGCCGGAACCAGCCCTGCGCGGAGAGGGCGACCACGCCGGTCGTGAAGGGATGCCGGCGGCCCCCGGCGGCCGTGAGCGCGTCGGTGATGCCCGGCAGCAGCTCCTCCACGGCCCGTACCCCGCCCGACCACAGCATGTGGGCGTGCCGGGCCTGCGGCAGACCCTTGCGGGGCTCGGGGCCCTCGGGCAGGGTGTCGCGTTCGACGACGACGACCCGGTCGGCGGACTCGGCGAGGGCGCGCGCCGCGAGCATGCCGGTGTGGGATCCCCCCAGCACGACGGCGGTTCTGGCGGGGGAGGGGGGTTCACTCATGCGCGCGCACGCTCTCTGCGGGGGCGGCCGCGCGGGCGCGTACCGCCGTGATCTCGTCGGGGTGGCGGAGGGCCTGGGACACGGCCTGGATCTCCTGGAGGAGGTACGTGGTGTCCGGGCCGGAGGGAGAGCCGGCGGCCTCGGCCTGCGGCGGCCGCTCGCCGCCGGCCGCGTCCAGCAGGGCGACGGCGGCGGCGACGGCCCTGGCCCGGCCCGGCTCGAAGCCGAGGGCGAGGGCGGCCTGGTGGGACCGTTCGCGCAGGTCCTCGTCCAGGTGCCGGGAGAGTTGCAGCAGGGCGTCGCGGATGAAGGTCTCGCGGCGGATCAGGCGCAGTTCGGCGGGGGCGTGCGGGGCGAAGGGCTCGCGTTCGCCGGTGACGGTCCGCATCAGCCGGTAGAGCGGGCCGAGCGCGCGGTGGCGCAGCCGGACGTGCCAGCGCTCGTGCAGATACTGGCCGACGTGCGGGACGATGAAGCCCACCGCGACCAGGGTGGCGGAGACGCACGCGCCGGCCGGCGCCACATTGGTGCTCAGCCAGTCCAGGTCGTGGCCGGTCCAGCGGGCCACGACGGCGGTGAGCTTGGCCGCGTCGAAGAACAGGTTCGTGGCGTAGCCGACGCCCAGCAGCCTGAGCCCCCAGCGCAGCCAGGCGTCGAGGCCGTCGGTGCGGATCCAGTTCCAGATCAGCCGGGCCGTGATCGAGCAGGCCACGGTGTGCGCGACGAGGTAGAGCAGGATCTCCTCGCGCATGAAGGGAGTGGTGGCGTAGTACGTGTCCAGGTCCCGCAGCCGCTCCACGGGCACGTCCGCGAGGGCGAAGAGCACCCACAGGGCGACGACCACGCCCGCGTAGACGGCCACCACCCAGCGGGTCACCCGGCGGGTCTGGGCCGAGTCGGAGCGGCCGTTGCGCCAGGCGATGATCAGCAGCAGCCAGGACGCGCAGAGCGCGGTCAGCAGGGAGTACACCAAGGGCGCGGAGATGTTCGGCACCCCGGTGACCCGGTTGGTCCAGGCGATGGTCCGCGGGGCCGCGAAGACGAACACCGCACAGGCGAACAGCAGCAGACCGCCGACGGCACGCAGCATCGGGTCCCGCCACATCTTGATGATGCTGGGCAGCTTGATCGCCAGCGCGGCGGTCAGGACGGCCGTGGGGATCCAGAAGGAGATGGAGACCTCGTCGAGCATCCCCGAGAGGCCGAGCGCCGAGTTCACCGAGCCCTTCCCTCTTTTCTTGACGCCCGGTTCCCTTCGTCGCGTCCGCGATAACCGAGGGTCCGCTGCACCGGGCTGAGTGACCGGTGCACCGGGCCGGGGGAGGTGCCGGAGCCGGTGAGGTGGGGGCGGAACAGGGCGGCCAGGCGGTGCCCGAAGTCGTCCGCCTCGGCCTCGTCGGCCTCCCGGGAGCCGTTGCGGGCGGCCACCGTGAGGGGAAGGTCCCGCCAGCCGGGTGCGTCGGCGAGCGCGCGGGCCGCCGCGTCGCCGGCCAGGTGGGGATGGCGGTGCCCGGTGTGCAGATGCCACAACTCATGGCCCAGGATCACCAGTTGCTGCACGGCCTCGGCTCGCTCCTCCACGATCACCAGGTCGAAGTCGGCGAACTCCAGCCACAGCCCGGTGACCTCGATCTCGTCCGGGATGCGCTCGAAGCGCACCTCGATGGGCCGTCCGCCGCGCAGTCCGCTCATCTCCTCGCACAGTGCCCGGCACAACGCCCGTACGTCGTCGGGTGTTTCGGGCCGGGCGCGGACGGCGGCGGCGAGGCCGCCGGCCAGCGTCCGCTTCGCGGCGCCCGGGCGGGAGCGGCGAAGCCGTGCGGCCAGGCGTGCCGCCCGCTCACGCGCGCCCGCGATGCCCATCGACTCCCCCTTCCGCTGGACAGAGCCTACGCGGCTGGGCGTGTCCCCGTCATGGGATGCGGCGACCGTGGTCCAAGAGAAAACCATCTATGAGCTCGTGTCCCACCCATTGACGCGGAAGCGCTTCGAATCTACGGTCCCGTTCGAAGTTGCGAGCATTATCCGGTATACCGAACAAGTGAGTTGAGCGACAGGAGAGGATCCGCGTGGGCACTACGACGCGAACGGCGACGGCACCCCGGAGCTGGGCCTGAACGAGCTGGGCCGGCGTGCCGACTGGCCGGTTGTGAAGTGATTCGAAAGGACCCCATGAGCAAGAGCACCGCGCGTTTCACCCTCGACCCGGCTTTCACCGTCGGCCAGGTCAACGCCCGTATCTTCGGCTCCTTCGTGGAACACCTCGGCCGCTGCGTCTACACGGGCATCTACGAACCCGGGCACCCCTCGGCGGACGAAGCCGGACTGCGGACCGACGTTCTGGAGTTGGTCCGCGAACTCGGTGTCACCGCGATCCGCTACCCCGGCGGCAACTTCGTCTCCGGCTACAAGTGGGAGGACTCGGTGGGCCCCGTCGAGGACCGCCCCCGCCGCCTGGACCTCGCCTGGCACTCCACCGAGACGAACCGCTTCGGTCTGTCGGAGTTCATCGCGTTCCTCAAGAAGCTCGGCCCCGAAACCGAGCCGATGATGGCGGTGAACCTCGGCACCCGCGGCGTCGCCGAGGCCCTCGAACTCCAGGAGTACGCCAACCACCCCTCCGGCACCGCCCTCTCCGACCTCCGCGTGGCCCACGGCGACAAGGAGCCCTTCGGGATCAGGCTGTGGTGCCTGGGCAACGAGATGGACGGGCCCTGGCAGACCGGGCACAAGACGGCGCAGGAGTACGGCCGGCTGGCCGCCGAGACCGCCCGGGCCATGCGCCAGGCCGACCCCGCCGTCGAACTGGTCGCCTGCGGTTCCTCCAGCCAGGCCATGCCCACCTTCGCCGAGTGGGAGGCGACCGTCCTGCAGGAGACGTACGACCTGGTCGACCACATCTCCCTGCACGCCTACTACGAGCCCACGGACGGCGACGTCGACTCCTTCCTCGCCTCGGCCGTCGACATGGAGTCCTTCATCGAGAACGTGGTCGCCACCGCCGACCACATCGGCGCGAAGCTCAAGTCCAGCAAGCGGATCAACCTCTCCTTCGACGAGTGGAACGTCTGGTACCTCTCGAAGTGGGAGGAGCACGCGAAGACCTTCGAGCAGACGGACTGGCCCGAGGCGCCCCGCCTCCTGGAGGACAACTACAGCGTCACGGACGCCGTCGTCCTCGGCTCGCTCCTCATCGCCCTGCTCCGGCACGCCGACCGGGTCACCGTCGCCTGCCTCGCCCAGCTGGTCAACGTGATCGCCCCGATCATGACCGAGCCGGGCGGCCCGGCCTGGCGGCAGACCACGTTCTTCCCGTTCGCGCAGGCGTCGAAGTACGGCCGGGGCGAGGTGCTCGACGTGCGCGTGGACTCGCCGACGTACGAGACGAAGAAGTACGGCGAGACGGACCTGCTGCACGCCACGGCCGTCCGCGCGGCCGACGGCACGGTCACGGTGTTCGCCGTCAACCGCAGCCGCACGGACGCCCTGCCGCTCGAAGTCGCCCTCGGCCGGCTGGGGGTGACGACCGTCACCGAGCACAGCGCGCTCGCGGACGCCGACCCCGACGCCCGCAACACCCGCGCCGAGCCCGAGCGGGTCGTCCCGCACCCGGTCGAGGGCACCGCCCTTCAGGACGGCACGCTCACCGCCGTACTGGAGCCGCTGTCCTGGAACGTGATCAGGCTCGCGTGATCAGACCGGCGTGACCGGCAGCCCGCCGCTCGCCCTGCCGAGCAGCGTCAGGCTCACCCGGCCCGGCCCCGACAGCGTGGTGAACTCCGAGAGGACCGCCAGCGCGAGGGTGTTGGTGCCCCGGGTGCGCAGGACGCCGTTCGGCAGGACGAAGGTGTGCTGCGGGCCCACGTTGTTGATGTACTGGCCCATGTTCCAGCCGTTGAGGAAGATCTGCGCGCGGTAGGCCCGGTACGGATCGTCCTCCAGGGTCAGGCCGACCGAGGCGTCGACGTCGGCCGGGACCGAGAGGCGGAAGCTGGTCCGGTACCAGGTCACGCCCTGGTACCGGGCGGTGCGCGGGAAGCTCACCGGCTCCCAGTCCTGGTCCCGGAACCCGGGCAGATGCCAGCCCTGCCGCTCGCCGTACAGGCCGCCGTTGTTCATCGGGCCGCGCACGGGGTCGGGGGCCGCCGCGCCCTGGATCCGCCACCTGACCTCCGGCGAGGCGCCCTTGAAGGCGGCAGCCGTCAGCCCACGGGCCACCTTGTGGGTGTCGAGCCCCTTGCCGTCCTCGTCGCGTTGCATGCGCCGGACGAGGACCGACAGCACATGCCGGCCGGGGGAGCGCAGGGAGTCACGGATCGGGAAGACGGCCGTGTCCGCCCAACTGCCCTTCCGGACGGTCGTGTCCTTGTCCGGCACCGGCATCCGGTGGGTGCCCAGCGGCTCGCCGTCCAGCCAGGCCATCAGCAGGCCCTGCGTGCCGGTGCTGTAGGCGAGGGAGATCTCCTCCAGGCCGGTCGAGCCGGTGAAGGAGCCGCGGTACCAGACGTCCCCGTAGTGGAAGCCGTAGTCGTCGGCGAAGAGGACCGGCTGACCCTCGGGGACCGGCGTGGTGCTGAACGTCGTCCTCTTGTCCGCGACCGTCCAGTCCGAGTCGTCGAAACCGGGCCCGGCCTCCGGGTTCTCCCTGCGCATCCGCCAGCCGCCCAGCTCGGGCAGCCGCACCTCGGGGGCGGCCGGCAGCAGGCCGGTGGTCATCAGGCTGCCGGACAGGGTGACCCGGGTGGGCAGGGTACGGCCGTTCCACACCAGGGTGTCGATCCCGCGCGGCCCCCACACCTCGATGGTCGTCGTCTCGGTGACGTCACCGGTCAGGTGGACCTCGGATCCGCGCAGCTCGGCCTGGCGCAGCAGCGCCGGGCCGTACACCAGCACGGTTCCGGACGGGGTGTCGTACGGGAACATGCGGACGGCGGTGGCGTCGTCGGCGAAGAGCAGCACCAGCGGGGTCTCGGTCTCGCCCTTCTCCACCAGCACCCGGGTCAGCCCGCCCTCGCCGAGCGGGACGTTCACATGCAGGTCGTCGTCGTTGTCGAAGACCCAGGCGGCCTCGGGGTCCAGCCGCATGACGTTCGGCTCCACCGGGCACTTCAGCACCAGCTCGGCCATGTCACCCAGGCGTCCCGAGAACAGGGCGACGTCCTGCCGGCCGGCCGTCAGGCACAGCATGGGTTCGGCGGTGGAGTACTTCAGCGTCCGCCTGCCCAGCTTCAGCCCGGTCGTGAGCAGCCGGGCGTCCTTGCCGGGCACCGTGATGCGCACCCGGCCCGCGTCGGTCGGCAGCTCGGTGGTGACCGCGTCCGTGCCGTCGTTGCGGGCGACGTAGACATGGGCGCCGGTGTCCGGGTTGGTCAGGTGGTAGACCTTCAGGCCCTCGGCGTGCACGTCCGCCGCCCGGTCCAGCTTGGCGAAGTCGGGCACGCGCTGGAGCAGATGGCCGAGCTGGTGCATCGGCGCGATCTTGTCCGTGACGTTCCGCGCCTCGTCGATGGCGGCGCCGTAGTCGTACGACGTGTACACGACCGGCGCGGGCAGCCAGCCCCAGGAGGTGCCGCCGAAGGTCATGTAGACGTTGTGCAGGGTGAGCCCGTTGGCCAGGTTGGTCAGGTAGAACCGGCGCTCATAGGCGGCGTCCCGGGTCCGCCGGGACTCGGCGTACCCCTTGCCGTCGAAGAAGGCACCGCCCCACGGGTCGAACCAGCCGCCGCCGAACTCCGGCACGAACCCGGGCGTGGACGGCGAGGCGCCGGCCCCGCCCGTCGGGCCGCCGGGACCGTAGTGCCCCCAGTCGGGCGGCGTGTGCGCGGGCGACGGATAGCCGTCGAAGCCGTACAGCCAGCCGCCCTTCTCCCCGCCGGTGTCGAAGGACCCGGGCACCCAGTACCCGTTCCTGCCCTTGTCGTTGTGGAACAGCGGGACGTCGATGCCGTCCGCCCGCACCTTCTTGTACAGGTGGGACATGTAGGCCCGGCCGGTGGCGTCGCCGGCGTGGGCGTCGTACTCGTTCTCGATCTGGTACAGCAGGACCGTGCCGCTGCCCTGGGTGAACAGGTGCCGGCGGGCGATCCGGTTCACCTGGGTCAGCCACTCGTCGACATGCCCCAGGTACGTCGGGTCGTCGGTGCGGGCCGTGCCCTTCGTCGCCGTCAGCCAGCCGGGGAAGCCGCCGCCGTCCACCTCGGCGTTGATGTACGGGCCGGGCCGCAGGATGACGTACAGGCCGGTCTCGGCGGCCGTGCGCAGGAACAGGTCCAGGTCCCGGACGCCGGTGAAGTCGTAGGAGCCCGGAGCGGGGGAGTGGTAGTTCCAGGCCACGTAGATGCTCACGGCGTTGTACCCGTGGGCCCGCATCTTCTGCAGCACGTCCCGCCACAGGGAGGGGCTCGGCAGCCGGAAGGGGTGCATCTCGCCGGACCACAGCACCAGCCGCCGGCCGTCCACCAGCAGCGAGTACTGGTCGTAGCCGATGGTGTGCCGGCAGCCGTCGGCGCTCGGCGGGGCGGGTGCCGGGCCGGTCGGCACACTGCGCGCCGCGTACGCCGAGGGCGCCCCGGGCCCGCCGCTGCCGCCCAGGGCGAGCCCGAGCGCGGTCGAGCCCGCCAGGGCACTGAAGGTACGTCTGCTGAGCGCCAAGGTGGATCCTCCCGGGCGATCTTACGGGGCGCGGGTGCAGGCCATTCTCCACGCGGCGACGCCCCACAATGGACCCATGAGGATCTCGGCTCGGGCGGACTACGCGGTACGGGCGGTACTGGAGCTGGCCGTACGGCAGAGTAACGGCCCGGTGAAGGCGGAGGAAATCGCCACCGCGCAGGGCATCCCGCACAAGTTCCTGGAAGGGATCCTGGGCGACCTGAGGCGGGGCGGGATCGTCGACAGCAGGCGTGGCGGAGGCGGCGGCTACCGGCTGGCGCGGGACGCGGCCGAGGTCACGGTCGCCGATGTGATCCGCGCGGTGGACGGCCCGATCGTCTCGGTCCGCGGGGAACGCCCGACGGGCCTCGCCTACAGCGGCAGCGCCGAGCCCCTGCTGCCGCTGTGGATCGCGCTGCGCGCGAACGTCCGCCGGATCCTGGAGGGTGTCACGCTCGCCGACCTCGCGGCGGACGCGCTGCCGGAGCCCGTGCGGGCGCTGGCGGCGGAACCGGCGGCCTGGGAGAACCCGTAGGGCGTGGGGTGTGAACGGTCGGTTGTGAATGGCCGGAGTTGAACCTCCCGGTGGTGACCGGCGCTTCCTACGATGCGGAGCGCTTCACAGGTTCCACACAGACCCCCCACACACTCGACCACGGGAGAAACCATGGCTGGTGGACTCCTCCTGAGCGGTGCCGTAGCCGCTCTCCTCACCACCGCGCTACCCGCTCAGTCCTCGTCACCGGTGTTCGACAACCCGCCCCCGGACAAGATCGTCATCGACGTCGCCACGGTGAACGGCTCCGGCTGTCCGGCAGGTACGGCCGCCGTCGCCGTCTCCCCGGACAACACGGCCTTCACGGTGACCTACAGCAGCTATCTCGCCCAGGCCGGCGGTGCCTCCGACCCGACCGACTTCCGCAAGAACTGCCAGCTCAACCTGGTGGTTCACGTCCCCCAGGGCTTCACCTACGCGGTAGCCAGCGCCGACTACCGCGGTTTCCTGTCGCTCCAGCCCGGCGCGAGCGCCACCCAGAAGGCCTCGTACTACTTCCAGGGCTCCTCGCAGACCGTGCCCAGATCCCACCCCTTCAACGGCCCCTACAACGACGACTGGCAGGCCACCGACAGCACGGACTGGGCGCAACTGGTCTGGGCGCCGTGCGGGGTGCTGCGCAACTTCAACATCAACACCGAGCTGCGGGTGAACGCGGGGACCCAGACCCCGGGCAAGGTCAGCTTCATGACCATGGACTCCACCGACGGCGACATCAGCACGGTGTACCACCTGGCGTGGAAGCAGTGCCCGAGCGCATAGGCGCGCCGACGCCACGCCGGTCACTCTGAGTACCTAGTGGCCGCGGGCAGTCCTCGCCGGTGAGCGGTCATCCATGGGTTGACCCGCAGAATCGTTCGACAGGGGGTGATGCGCACAGGGGGCGCGCGAGGGGCGCAGTCCGCGCCGGTCCATTGCCCTCGCGCGCCGCCTGAAGCGATCACTCAACGTGAGCGTGGCTCTGCTACTTCTGTGCACGCAGCGTGACGGCAGGACGCCGGGTCGTCCCGCTCCCACGTGCCATGCCAACGAGGAAGACGAGGTAGAGCCATGCCCCTCGACACAGTGACCGCACAGGCGGCGGGCCCGGAGTCCGAGCAGCAGCAGCGCGAGCAGCAGAGCCTCAGCACCGCGGCGGCGCGTAATCTCGCCACCACCACCAAGTCCGAACCCCAGATGCAGGGCATCAGCTCCCGCTGGGCCACCCGCATCCTGCCCTGGGTGAACGTGCCCGGCGCGACCTACCGGGTCAACCGCCGCCTCTCCTACACGCTCGGCGACGGTCGCGTGACCTTCGTGAAGAACGGCTCCAAGGTCCAGGTGGTCCCCGCCGAACTGGGCGAACTGCCGCTGCTGCGCGGTTTCACCGACAAGGACGCGCTCGGCGCGCTGGCCGACAAGTTCGTGCAGAAGGAGTTCGCCCCCGGCCAGGTCATCGTGCAGGAGGGCCGCAAGGCCGACCACGTGTACCTGATCGCGCACGGCAAGGTCGAGAAGATCAGCGAGGGCCCGTACGACGCCGAGGCCACGATCGGTCTGATGGCCGACGGGGACGCCTTCGGCGGCCAGGTGCTCGCCGGCGGTACCCGGAAGTGGGACTTCACGGCCCGTGCCATGACCGCCACGACCGTACTCGCGCTGCCGCTGACGGCGTACAAGGCGGTCGCCGACCGGCACGAGAAGCTGCGCCGGCACGTGCAGTCCATCAGCACCGACGGCGACCGCCGGCTGAACCGGTCCGGCGAGGCCGACATCCTGCTGAAGGCGGGTCACCACGGCGAGGAGACGCTGCACCAGACCTTCGTCGACTACGAACTCGAGCCGCGCGAGTACGAGTTGAGCGTGGCGCAGACCGTGCTCCGGGTGCACAGCCGGGTCGCCGACCTCTACAACGAGCCGATGAACCAGACGCAGCAGCAGCTGCGGCTGACCATCGAGGCCCTGCGTGAGCGGCAGGAGCACGAGCTGATCAACAACGCGGAGTTCGGCCTGCTCAACAACGCCGACTTCGACCAGCGGATCTCCACCTACTCGGGGCCGCCGACCCCGGACGACATGGACGAGCTGCTCAGCATGCGGCGCAAGACGCGCTGTTTCCTCGCCCACCCGAAGGCCATCGCCGCGTTCGGCCGCCAGTGCAACAAGCGGGGCCTCTACTTCGGCAGCGTCGACCTCAACGGCAACCAGATCCCCGCCTGGCGCGGCGTGCCCCTCCTGCCGTGCGGCAAGATCCCGATCAGCGACCAGGGCACGACCTCGATCATCGCCATGCGCACCGGCGAGGACGACCAGGGCGTCATCGGCCTTCACCAGACCGGCATCCCGGACGAGGTCGAGCCCGGCCTGAACGTCCGCTTCATGGGCATCAACGAGCAGGCGGTCATCTCCTACCTCGTCAGCACCTACTACTCGGCGGCCGTCCTGGTGCCCGACGCCCTCGGCATCCTGGAGAACGTCGAGATCGCCCGCACCAACGGGAGCTGACGGCGGTGTCGTCGATCTCCCGGGTCACGGCACCGACCGCGGCCCACACCATCGCGGGCCCGGTACAGGCTCTGCGGTCGGCCGGGGCGTCACCGCCGACGGGACCGCCACCGCCGGCCCGCACACCGTCCGCCGGGCCGGGAGCCGGCCCGGGGCGCCTGACTTCGGGCCGCCCGACGGGGCTCGGCTCATCGGCCGCCCACCCGGCCTTCGAAGCGGCGGCCACCGCAGGGGACCCGGCGCCGGTCGCCGGCACTTCGCCGACGTCCGAGTCCGAGACCGAGGCCGCGTCCGCGAACGCCGCCTGACACTGCGAACGCCGCCTGACCCCACGCGTTCCGCGCACCCCTGACCCCCGTCCCCCGTGAGGAACCCCATGTCCAAGATCTCCACCCAGATGGAAAGCATCGCCATGGGCGACGTCCTGCGCACCGACTACCAGAAGTCGGTCGCGGAGTACTGGAACAAGGAGAAGGACCCCGTCAACATCAAGCTCGGCGAGGTCGACGGCCTCTACCACCACCACTACGGCCTCGGCGAGTGGGACCCCTCGGTCCTCGCCGGTCCGCCGGAGAACCGTGACCAGCGCATCATCGAGGAACTGCACCGCCTGGAGACTGCCCAGGCCGACATCCTCCTCGACCACCTCGGCGACATCACCCCCGACGACCACCTCCTGGACGCCGGCTCCGGCCGAGGCGGCACCAGCTTCATGGCCAACGCGCGCTTCGGCTGCCACGTCGACGGCGTCAGCATCTCCGAGCAGCAGGTCGACTTCGCCAACGACCAGGCGAAGCAGCGCGGGGTGATGGGCAAGGTCCGCTTCCACTTCCGCAACATGCTCGACACCCGTCTGCCGACCGGATCACGGCGCGCGATCTGGACCAACGAGACGACGATGTACGTCGACCTGTTCGAGCTCTTCGCCGAGTTCTCGCGCCTGCTGGAGTACGGCGGACGCTACGTCTGCATCACCGGCTGCTCCAACGACGTCACCGGCATGCGATCCAAGGCGGTCAGCAGGATCGACGAGCACTACACCTGCAACATCCACCCGCGCAGCGAGTACTTCAGGGCACTGGCGGCGAACAACCTGGTGCCGATGCAGGTGGTGGACCTGACCCCCGACACGATCCCCTACTGGGAACTGCGCGCCAAGTCGTCCGTGGCCACCGGCATCGAGGACTCCTTCCTCACCGCCTACAAGGAGGGCAGCTTCCACTACCTCCTCATCACAGCCGACCGCATCTGAAACCAGGGCGCATGGGTGGTGCCGTACGCGCGGGACCTGCGACACCGCGCCCGGCCCGGGAGAAGACATTGAGAGCACATTGCCTTTGGGGCAAGGCCGTTGTCATCGGCGGCAGCTATGCGGGACTCGTGACCGCACGCGTACTGGCCGACTTCTTCCGCGAGGTCGTCCTGGTGGAACGGGACGCCGTCGACGAGGACACCGGCGCTCATCCGGGTGCTCCGCACGGCTACCAGGGGCACGCGATGCTGGCCAGGGGCGGGCAGATCCTGGAGCGGCTGTTCCCGGGACTGCGGGAGGAACTGAGAGAAGCGGGAGCGCCGGTATTCGACTACGGAGAGGGCATCGACTTCCTGCTGCCCGTCGGACTCGCGCCACGGCAGCGTACGGGCATCCCGGTGCAGAGCTTCACCCGCGACGAACTGGAACGCCGCCTGCGCCGCAAGGTGCTCGCACTTCCCCAGGTCACGCTGCTGCCGTCCACCCAGTGCACGGGCCTGACCAGGGACTTCGCGGGCCGGGTGAACGGCGTGACCTGCCAGTCGCAGAGCGCGAAGCCCTTCCGGCTGGCCGCCGACCTGGTCATCGACGCCTCCGGACGGTCCAGTTCCCTGGTGGACTGGCTGAACGAGCTGGGGATCGGCGTGCCGCCCAGGCGGACCGTGAAGGCGAAGGTCACC includes:
- a CDS encoding family 2B encapsulin nanocompartment shell protein, whose amino-acid sequence is MPLDTVTAQAAGPESEQQQREQQSLSTAAARNLATTTKSEPQMQGISSRWATRILPWVNVPGATYRVNRRLSYTLGDGRVTFVKNGSKVQVVPAELGELPLLRGFTDKDALGALADKFVQKEFAPGQVIVQEGRKADHVYLIAHGKVEKISEGPYDAEATIGLMADGDAFGGQVLAGGTRKWDFTARAMTATTVLALPLTAYKAVADRHEKLRRHVQSISTDGDRRLNRSGEADILLKAGHHGEETLHQTFVDYELEPREYELSVAQTVLRVHSRVADLYNEPMNQTQQQLRLTIEALRERQEHELINNAEFGLLNNADFDQRISTYSGPPTPDDMDELLSMRRKTRCFLAHPKAIAAFGRQCNKRGLYFGSVDLNGNQIPAWRGVPLLPCGKIPISDQGTTSIIAMRTGEDDQGVIGLHQTGIPDEVEPGLNVRFMGINEQAVISYLVSTYYSAAVLVPDALGILENVEIARTNGS
- a CDS encoding geranyl diphosphate 2-C-methyltransferase; amino-acid sequence: MSKISTQMESIAMGDVLRTDYQKSVAEYWNKEKDPVNIKLGEVDGLYHHHYGLGEWDPSVLAGPPENRDQRIIEELHRLETAQADILLDHLGDITPDDHLLDAGSGRGGTSFMANARFGCHVDGVSISEQQVDFANDQAKQRGVMGKVRFHFRNMLDTRLPTGSRRAIWTNETTMYVDLFELFAEFSRLLEYGGRYVCITGCSNDVTGMRSKAVSRIDEHYTCNIHPRSEYFRALAANNLVPMQVVDLTPDTIPYWELRAKSSVATGIEDSFLTAYKEGSFHYLLITADRI